From Puniceicoccaceae bacterium, the proteins below share one genomic window:
- a CDS encoding TonB-dependent receptor, which yields MKAKIMKNLVAGVTSLLLTTAPLRAVESDAIIDLPVTVVTGELWQSELQQTTASVSVVGASTLVSPTYQHLEDLTTALPNLTTTGGSSRARYFQVRGIGENSQFEGETPDAAVALLVDDLDFTGLGSIGTLLDVRQVELLRGPQAGAFGANAAGGVIRIVSEDPTPFWSGYAQGTVGSDGLASGAVAVGGPLSEAQPEVLSFRVALQKLRHDGYHTNRVTGRDDTNERDERQARLKLRWKPTERWQWDATLFAADMDNGYDVFSMDHRAFETASDEPGRDEQESRGASLKGQFHASDRLTVTSKSAWMQSDSLYSYDADWTDASYAGFLATWRDRKVLTQELRLDWDARSALRWTAGVYVQTLDEDTDVLYRDGDPTGGPWDYGQVDVNSAYATDTVALFGQMRLEWTEATRLVLGLRHEWHDVDFDSQAAEQGYYQDYVFSGSSRQDGALIGGKLTLEHNLDASTLLFASLARGYKAAGANSATFTTPELPLVYDSEELWNVELGLRSWLQEERLSVQLTGFYLLRKDAQLRDSVGAGGFFRYLTVNGEDARHFGMEAELQWKLSRHWDLVAGLSLLDAERDGYTDPGGWVPERKLANAPSWQYHLNLSYQAESGVFGSVFWSARDSYYESNSHTEKRDAMQLLHATVGYRLGNWEWSLWGKNLLDKQYASRVFYFDNGEGDQRYEALADPLQIGTTLRYRF from the coding sequence ATGAAAGCAAAGATCATGAAAAATCTGGTGGCGGGAGTGACATCCCTGCTGCTCACGACTGCACCCCTGCGTGCGGTCGAATCCGATGCCATCATCGACCTGCCCGTGACCGTAGTCACGGGTGAACTCTGGCAGTCCGAACTGCAACAGACCACTGCAAGTGTGTCAGTGGTGGGTGCTTCCACACTGGTGAGTCCGACCTACCAGCACCTGGAGGACCTGACCACCGCTCTGCCAAACCTAACTACAACCGGAGGCAGTTCCCGTGCCCGCTATTTTCAGGTGCGCGGCATTGGTGAAAACTCCCAGTTTGAAGGGGAAACTCCCGATGCGGCGGTTGCGTTGCTGGTGGATGACCTCGATTTTACTGGGCTTGGCAGCATCGGTACGCTGCTGGACGTGCGGCAGGTGGAGCTGCTGCGGGGTCCACAGGCAGGTGCCTTCGGTGCCAATGCAGCCGGGGGGGTGATCCGCATCGTTTCCGAAGACCCGACACCCTTTTGGTCGGGATATGCCCAGGGGACGGTCGGCTCAGATGGGCTGGCGAGTGGTGCGGTCGCGGTGGGCGGTCCGCTGAGTGAGGCCCAGCCGGAAGTTCTGAGCTTTCGCGTTGCCCTGCAAAAGCTGCGACACGATGGATACCACACCAACCGGGTGACGGGCCGCGACGACACCAATGAACGGGACGAGCGACAGGCGCGCCTGAAACTGCGCTGGAAACCAACAGAGCGCTGGCAGTGGGATGCCACACTGTTTGCGGCGGACATGGACAATGGCTACGACGTGTTCTCCATGGACCATCGAGCCTTTGAGACTGCGTCGGACGAACCCGGACGCGATGAACAGGAATCGAGGGGTGCGAGTCTCAAGGGACAGTTTCACGCCAGTGATCGACTGACCGTGACCAGCAAATCCGCATGGATGCAGAGTGACTCGCTCTACAGCTACGATGCGGACTGGACCGATGCTTCCTATGCCGGATTTCTGGCCACGTGGAGGGACCGCAAGGTGCTGACCCAGGAGCTTCGGCTCGATTGGGATGCGCGCTCGGCACTGCGCTGGACCGCCGGAGTCTATGTGCAAACTCTGGATGAAGACACGGACGTGCTCTACCGCGATGGAGACCCCACTGGGGGGCCATGGGACTATGGCCAGGTGGATGTGAATTCGGCATATGCGACCGACACGGTTGCACTGTTTGGCCAAATGCGCTTGGAGTGGACGGAGGCCACGCGATTGGTTCTGGGGCTACGTCATGAGTGGCATGATGTGGATTTTGACTCACAGGCGGCGGAGCAAGGCTATTATCAGGATTACGTCTTTTCCGGCAGCAGTAGGCAGGACGGTGCGCTGATCGGTGGGAAACTCACCCTTGAGCACAACCTCGATGCCAGTACATTGTTGTTTGCGAGTCTGGCGCGCGGATACAAAGCTGCTGGTGCCAACAGTGCGACCTTTACCACACCCGAGCTGCCACTGGTGTATGATTCGGAAGAGCTTTGGAATGTGGAACTCGGACTGCGCTCGTGGTTGCAGGAGGAACGCCTGTCGGTCCAGCTGACGGGATTCTACCTCTTGCGCAAGGATGCGCAGCTGCGGGATTCTGTGGGTGCCGGAGGTTTTTTCCGTTACCTGACGGTTAACGGAGAGGACGCCCGGCACTTTGGAATGGAGGCAGAACTGCAGTGGAAACTGTCCCGCCACTGGGATCTGGTGGCAGGCCTCAGCCTGCTTGACGCCGAGCGGGATGGCTATACTGATCCGGGAGGATGGGTGCCCGAGCGCAAGCTCGCCAACGCACCCTCCTGGCAATACCACCTGAACCTTTCCTACCAAGCGGAATCGGGGGTATTTGGGAGCGTGTTCTGGAGTGCACGCGACTCCTACTACGAATCGAATAGCCACACGGAAAAGCGGGATGCGATGCAGCTCCTGCATGCAACTGTTGGTTATCGTTTGGGGAACTGGGAATGGAGTCTCTGGGGCAAGAACCTGCTGGACAAGCAGTACGCCAGCCGTGTGTTTTACTTCGACAACGGTGAGGGTGACCAGCGCTACGAAGCCCTTGCGGATCCACTACAGATCGGCACCACGCTGCGCTACCGGTTTTAG
- a CDS encoding DMT family transporter, whose translation MLKGFFWSLLAYAAYSSHDALVKVLRDYSIFQIIFFAMLFGLVPFSLSRLRDPNPVSLRPVKPGWVTARSCFGVGSLVFAFSAFKQLPMVQVYVLLFLTPLIVTIVAIPVLGERVHLIRWTAILVGLAGILIVLRPSPQSLQWGHLFGFCAACCGAGGAIVARKVSAIENRSTMILYPILTTIAVCGIATLFVYQPMPLQDLLLMFGIGLLGLIGQSTILQAFRHAPAATIAPMQYSQLIWANFFGITFFGESIDRWILIGSAITVASGMLIIWRETRFSATQPNLRTRNTRSVVAAPVVAVESERRDPFSPSI comes from the coding sequence ATGCTCAAAGGATTTTTCTGGAGCCTGCTCGCCTACGCCGCTTACTCCAGCCATGACGCTTTGGTGAAGGTGCTGCGTGACTATTCCATCTTTCAAATCATTTTCTTTGCGATGCTGTTCGGACTTGTTCCGTTTTCGCTTTCACGCCTTCGCGACCCAAATCCGGTCTCACTGCGCCCCGTCAAACCCGGCTGGGTAACCGCTCGCTCGTGTTTTGGAGTCGGCTCTCTGGTCTTTGCGTTTTCCGCCTTCAAACAACTGCCAATGGTGCAGGTGTATGTGCTGTTGTTCCTGACTCCGCTCATCGTCACGATTGTTGCTATTCCCGTGCTTGGGGAGCGTGTACACCTGATCCGCTGGACCGCTATTCTGGTGGGTCTTGCAGGCATTTTAATCGTGCTTCGCCCCAGTCCGCAAAGCCTGCAATGGGGACATCTGTTTGGATTCTGTGCCGCCTGCTGCGGTGCGGGGGGTGCCATCGTCGCACGCAAGGTCAGCGCCATCGAAAACCGCTCCACCATGATTCTCTATCCGATCCTGACCACCATTGCGGTTTGCGGGATTGCCACACTGTTTGTGTATCAACCGATGCCACTGCAGGACCTGCTGCTGATGTTTGGCATCGGACTGCTGGGTTTGATCGGTCAGTCAACCATCCTTCAAGCATTTCGTCATGCTCCGGCAGCAACGATTGCACCCATGCAATACAGTCAACTCATTTGGGCCAACTTTTTCGGTATCACGTTTTTCGGAGAATCCATTGACCGCTGGATCCTCATTGGGTCCGCCATCACGGTGGCATCGGGCATGCTCATCATCTGGCGTGAAACCCGCTTCTCGGCCACGCAGCCCAATCTGCGCACACGCAATACGCGCAGTGTCGTCGCCGCACCAGTTGTCGCAGTGGAATCCGAGCGGCGCGACCCCTTTTCCCCGTCCATCTGA